The Prunus persica cultivar Lovell chromosome G8, Prunus_persica_NCBIv2, whole genome shotgun sequence genome includes a region encoding these proteins:
- the LOC18768793 gene encoding bifunctional dihydrofolate reductase-thymidylate synthase codes for MGSTMAGELLVNANGNGNTQPNPQRTYQVVVAATREMGIGKDGKLPWRLPSDLKFFKEVTVTTSDPGKKNAVVMGRKTWESIAPEHRPLPGRLNVVLTRSGSFDIATAENVVICGSMASALELLAASPYCLSIDKVFIIGGGQILREALNAPGCDAIHITEIETDIECDTFIPAIDSSVFQPWYSSFPKVENSIRHSFTTYVRVSSSAVESLCQNNDLISSSKSDSVKCEVKNFSFLPKMIFEKHEEHIYLSLVREILSDGTSKDDRTGTGTLSKFGCQMRFNLRRTFPLLTTKKVFWRGVVEELLWFISGSTNAKVLQEKGIHIWDGNASRDYLDSVGLTDKEEGDLGPVYGFQWRHFGARYTDMNADYTGQGFDQLLDVIDKIKINPDDRRIILSAWNPSDLKLMALPPCHMFAQFYVANGELSCQMYQRSADVGLGVPFNIASYALLTCMIAHVCDLVPGDFIHVLGDAHVYRTHIRPLQEQLEKLPKPFPILKINPEKKNIDSFVAADFELIGYDPHQKIEMKMAV; via the exons ATGGGTTCTACTATGGCTGGTGAGTTGCTGGTGAACGCCAATGGCAATGGTAACACCCAGCCTAATCCACAAAGGACTTACCAAGTTGTTGTGGCTGCGACCCGAGAAATGGGTATTGGAAAGGATGGGAAACTACCTTGGAGATTGCCCTCTGATCTCAAGTTCTTTAAGGAAGTCACTGTGACCACATCAGATcccggaaaaaaaaatgcgGTCGTTATGGGTAGAAAAACATGGGAGAGCATTGCCCCTGAGCATCGACCTCTACCTGGTCGCCTTAATGTTGTTCTGACTCGTTCTGGGAGTTTTGATATTGCTACTGCAGAGAATGTTGTGATATGTGGAAGCATGGCATCTGCTTTGGAATTGTTAGCTGCTTCTCCTTATTGTCTGTCAATTGACAAAGTATTTATCATAGGGGGTGGCCAGATACTAAG GGAAGCTCTCAATGCGCCTGGCTGTGATGCCATTCACATTACAGAAATAGAGACAGACATTGAATGTGACACTTTCATCCCTGCAATTGATTCCTCTGTATTTCAGCCGTGGTATTCATCCTTTCCCAAGGTGGAAAATAGCATTCGCCATTCCTTCACAACTTATGTTCGTGTAAGCAGTTCTGCAGTTGAATCCCTTTGTCAAAACAATGATCTGATCTCTAGTAGTAAGTCAGATTCCGTTAAGTGTGAGGTAAAGAATTTCTCTTTCCTGCCCAAGATGATTTTTGAAAAACATGAAGAGCACATTTATCTAAGTCTGGTTCGAGAAATCCTCTCAGATGGCACTTCTAAGGATGATAGGACAGGGACTGGTACTTTATCAAAATTTGGTTGCCAG ATGCGGTTCAATCTGCGCAGAACTTTTCCTCTTCTGACAACCAAG AAAGTATTTTGGCGAGGGGTTGTTGAAGAACTTCTGTGGTTCATCAGTGGTTCAACAAATGCCAAG GTCCTTCAGGAGAAAGGCATTCACATATGGGATGGAAATGCTTCTAGAGACTACCTTGACAG TGTTGGTTTAACTGACAAGGAAGAGGGCGACTTGGGGCCAGTATATGGGTTCCAGTGGCGACACTTTGGTGCTAG GTATACTGACATGAATGCTGACTACACTGGCCAAGGATTTGATCAGTTGTTAGATGTTATTGACAAGATTAAAATTAATCCAGATGATCGGCGGATTATACTCTCGGCCTGGAATCCTTCTGATCTCAAATTGATGGCACTCCCACCTTGTCACATGTTTGCTCAG TTCTACGTAGCCAATGGAGAGTTATCATGTCAAATGTATCAGCGTTCTGCTGACGTCGGCCTGGGCGTGCCATTTAATATTGCATCATATGCTCTTCTGACATGCATGATTGCTCATGTTTGTG ATCTTGTTCCAGGTGatttcattcatgttttaggGGATGCTCATGTTTACCGCACTCACATCAGGCCTTTGCAGGAGCAGCTTGAGAAATTGCCCAAGCCTTTTCCA ATTTTGAAGATCAATCCTGAGAAAAAGAATATAGATTCTTTTGTAGCGGCTGATTTCGAACTGATAGGTTATGATCCTCATCAGAAGATAGAAATGAAAATGGCCGTATAG